Proteins from one Microbacterium proteolyticum genomic window:
- a CDS encoding Lrp/AsnC family transcriptional regulator: MESLDRVDQRILALLQEDGRLTGAEIGRRVGLSQPAASARILRMERAGVIAGYRAVVDPAAVGLNIRAVIRLRTTHAQLSAAMHLAAQTADVTSTLRVTGEDCLIFDVHCVDAARLERVVDSLARFGPVTTALVLREYPCKPLTPAASPAP, encoded by the coding sequence ATGGAATCACTCGACCGCGTCGACCAACGCATCCTCGCGCTGTTGCAAGAGGACGGGCGGTTGACGGGCGCCGAGATTGGCCGGCGGGTCGGCCTGTCCCAGCCCGCCGCCAGTGCCCGCATCCTGCGTATGGAGAGGGCCGGGGTCATCGCCGGGTACCGCGCCGTCGTCGATCCCGCCGCGGTCGGGCTCAACATCCGTGCCGTCATCCGGCTGCGCACGACGCACGCGCAACTGAGCGCCGCGATGCACCTGGCGGCTCAGACGGCCGACGTCACCTCGACCCTCCGGGTGACCGGCGAGGACTGCCTGATCTTCGACGTCCACTGCGTCGACGCGGCGCGGCTGGAACGCGTGGTGGATTCCCTCGCGCGCTTCGGCCCGGTCACCACGGCGCTGGTGCTGCGCGAATACCCGTGCAAGCCGCTGACCCCCGCCGCCTCCCCCGCCCCGTGA
- a CDS encoding exonuclease domain-containing protein produces the protein MTTWQAEPLPLFQTPEWARVVGVFDLETTGVDVRNDRIVTAHVGVLDADGHIIDARDWLADPGVEIPAGAAAIHGVTTAHARAEGAPAAEVVSQVVEALRALFDAGIPVVAYNAPFDFSLLKYEALRHGVAPIDAPSPVIDPLVVDKTYDRYRRGKRTLTHVAAHYAVPLEAAHEACADAVAAGRLALALAERYAAWLPPTLDELHTRQIAWARAQAASLTEYFVKIGRLDATAPPLDGAWPIR, from the coding sequence ATGACCACGTGGCAGGCCGAGCCGCTCCCTCTGTTCCAGACGCCCGAGTGGGCGCGCGTCGTCGGCGTGTTCGACCTCGAGACCACGGGCGTCGACGTCCGCAACGACCGGATCGTGACGGCGCACGTGGGCGTGCTCGACGCGGACGGCCACATCATCGACGCGCGCGACTGGCTCGCCGACCCCGGCGTCGAGATCCCCGCCGGTGCCGCGGCGATCCACGGTGTCACCACGGCCCACGCCCGCGCCGAAGGAGCGCCCGCCGCGGAGGTCGTGTCACAGGTCGTCGAGGCGCTGCGGGCGTTGTTCGACGCGGGCATCCCGGTGGTCGCGTACAACGCGCCGTTTGACTTCTCGCTGCTCAAGTACGAGGCGCTGCGCCACGGTGTCGCGCCGATCGACGCACCGTCGCCGGTGATCGATCCGCTCGTCGTCGACAAGACCTACGACCGCTACCGCCGCGGCAAGCGCACGCTCACCCACGTCGCGGCGCACTACGCCGTGCCGCTCGAGGCGGCTCACGAGGCCTGCGCCGACGCCGTCGCCGCGGGGCGCCTGGCCCTGGCCCTCGCCGAACGCTACGCGGCCTGGCTGCCACCGACCCTCGACGAGCTGCACACGCGCCAGATCGCGTGGGCGCGCGCGCAGGCGGCGAGCCTCACCGAGTACTTCGTGAAGATCGGGCGGTTGGATGCCACGGCTCCCCCGCTCGACGGGGCATGGCCGATCCGCTGA
- a CDS encoding GNAT family N-acetyltransferase, with amino-acid sequence MDVPPESSPPDSPASRAPGAPGAQRAWALRPARPADAPAIARVHAASWRETYGRFVDDPDTNPWFSVDRRIAVWEATLREAGTSTIVAEGPEGIVGFASTTPSTESDAVRPEELAMLYVLESAHGSGVGQALLHATLGDRPASLWVAADNPRAHAFYRRNGFRPDGAESSFGPIPRTVRLIR; translated from the coding sequence ATGGACGTGCCACCCGAGTCCTCGCCGCCCGATTCGCCGGCCTCGCGTGCCCCGGGTGCCCCGGGTGCCCAGCGTGCCTGGGCGCTGCGCCCCGCACGGCCCGCCGACGCCCCCGCGATCGCCCGCGTTCACGCGGCATCCTGGCGGGAGACGTACGGGAGATTCGTCGACGACCCCGACACCAACCCGTGGTTCAGCGTCGACCGTCGCATCGCCGTGTGGGAGGCCACTCTGCGCGAGGCCGGAACGTCGACGATCGTCGCCGAGGGCCCCGAGGGGATCGTCGGGTTCGCGTCGACGACACCGTCGACGGAATCGGATGCCGTCCGCCCCGAGGAACTCGCGATGCTGTACGTCCTCGAAAGCGCCCACGGATCGGGCGTCGGTCAGGCGCTCCTCCACGCGACTCTGGGCGACCGGCCCGCGTCCCTGTGGGTCGCCGCCGACAATCCCCGGGCCCACGCGTTCTACCGCCGCAACGGGTTCCGGCCCGACGGCGCCGAGTCATCGTTCGGGCCGATCCCCCGAACCGTCCGGCTGATCCGCTGA
- a CDS encoding alpha/beta fold hydrolase gives MPNPYAPLLAEIPVERGTADVLGGTTAYWTYGDAADPITIVAVHGFRGEHHGLEPVVAHLAGIRVISPDLPGFGETPPLPGRTHDLDAYAAWLRAFVESVAPGAIVLGHSFGSIVASAAVAGGLATPRLILVNPIGAPALEGPRGVLTRLAVFYYLAGARLPRALGDALLRNGVIVRVMSNAMAKTRDPRLRRFVHEQHDAYFSRFADRDVLHDAFVTSVSHDVREFAPRIVQPTLLIAAEKDDITPIEAERHLATLFPDAELVEIPDVGHLIHYETPAAAASAIRGFLER, from the coding sequence ATGCCGAACCCCTACGCCCCGCTCCTGGCCGAGATCCCGGTCGAGCGCGGAACGGCCGACGTGCTCGGTGGGACGACGGCCTACTGGACCTACGGCGACGCCGCCGATCCGATCACGATCGTCGCCGTGCACGGGTTCCGCGGCGAGCACCACGGACTCGAGCCCGTGGTGGCGCATCTGGCCGGCATCCGGGTCATCTCTCCCGACCTGCCCGGCTTCGGCGAGACGCCCCCGCTCCCCGGCCGCACGCACGACCTCGACGCGTACGCCGCGTGGCTGCGGGCGTTCGTCGAGTCGGTCGCGCCGGGCGCGATCGTGCTCGGGCATTCGTTCGGCTCGATCGTGGCGTCCGCGGCCGTGGCGGGCGGGCTCGCCACGCCCCGGCTGATCCTCGTCAACCCGATCGGCGCCCCCGCGCTCGAGGGGCCCCGCGGCGTGCTCACGCGCCTCGCCGTCTTCTACTACCTCGCCGGCGCGCGGCTCCCGCGCGCCCTCGGCGACGCGCTGCTGCGCAACGGCGTGATCGTGCGGGTGATGAGCAACGCCATGGCCAAGACCCGCGATCCGCGCCTGCGCCGGTTCGTGCACGAACAGCACGACGCGTACTTCTCGCGATTCGCCGACCGCGACGTGCTCCACGACGCGTTCGTCACCAGCGTCTCGCACGACGTGCGCGAGTTCGCCCCGCGAATCGTGCAGCCGACCCTCCTGATCGCGGCCGAGAAGGACGACATCACCCCCATCGAGGCGGAACGTCACCTGGCCACGCTCTTCCCGGATGCCGAACTCGTCGAGATCCCCGACGTCGGCCACCTGATCCACTACGAGACGCCCGCCGCCGCGGCATCCGCGATCCGAGGATTCCTGGAGCGCTGA
- a CDS encoding HNH endonuclease signature motif containing protein, which produces MDFPPPAADRSVATVRSDEAPWPDEDTLRSDADSAWAITLGLVDEDDPLGTAPGGGPSHGPASLLDRLEDSSTARHRAAAAEYDLILRVLQDALDDPAVWVGPDPTLDGLWHDPRGRTVAAVRRDRLDMAERAAVAEIAVRLRLAEQTVRTQAAHATVLRERCPRIWAGFAEGRVSERHAVETARLAATLPPDRDSWVAFDTGALDRALRLAPARFATSARTLRERVHAESLVTRHGRARGDRGVWMTPELDGMATLTAFLPADRAAAAMTRVDRAARHLATADDETRTLAQLRADAFADLLVGARPAEATADLETAAAGSRVPASSVSPAAARPGIVVTIPALTLLGADDAPATLDGYGPIDLETARRLAGDATSWIRVLTHPVTGAPVTLDRTTYRVPTALRRWLGITSPTCAFPGCARPTRECDLDHLHAWSEGGTTDDDNLDPECRHHHRLRHESRWAAGRDPDTGGLSWTTPFGAHVDADPPPF; this is translated from the coding sequence ATGGACTTCCCGCCTCCCGCAGCCGATCGGTCAGTCGCGACCGTTCGCAGCGACGAGGCGCCCTGGCCCGACGAGGACACCCTGCGTTCCGACGCGGATTCCGCCTGGGCGATCACGCTCGGGCTGGTCGACGAAGACGATCCCCTGGGCACCGCCCCCGGCGGCGGGCCGTCGCACGGACCCGCCTCGCTCCTCGACCGCCTCGAGGACTCGTCCACCGCACGGCACCGGGCCGCTGCCGCAGAGTACGACCTGATCCTCCGCGTGCTGCAGGACGCGCTCGATGACCCCGCGGTGTGGGTCGGTCCCGACCCGACTCTCGACGGACTGTGGCACGACCCCCGGGGCCGCACGGTCGCCGCCGTCCGCCGCGATCGCCTCGACATGGCCGAGCGCGCCGCGGTGGCCGAGATCGCGGTCCGGCTCCGTCTGGCGGAGCAGACCGTGCGCACGCAGGCTGCGCACGCGACCGTGCTCCGCGAGCGATGCCCGCGGATATGGGCCGGGTTCGCCGAGGGCCGTGTGTCAGAGCGCCACGCCGTCGAGACCGCGCGGCTAGCCGCCACTCTCCCGCCGGATCGCGACTCGTGGGTCGCGTTCGACACCGGCGCCCTCGACCGGGCGCTGAGGCTCGCGCCCGCCCGGTTCGCCACCTCGGCGCGAACACTGCGGGAACGTGTCCACGCCGAGTCCCTTGTGACGCGCCACGGTCGCGCCCGCGGCGACCGGGGTGTCTGGATGACGCCCGAGCTCGACGGCATGGCCACACTCACCGCCTTCCTTCCCGCCGACCGTGCCGCGGCGGCGATGACGCGGGTCGACCGCGCCGCGCGACACCTCGCGACCGCCGACGACGAGACGCGCACGCTCGCTCAACTCCGCGCCGATGCGTTCGCCGACCTCCTCGTCGGGGCACGGCCCGCGGAAGCCACAGCCGACCTCGAGACCGCGGCAGCGGGATCCCGGGTCCCCGCGTCGAGCGTGAGCCCGGCTGCCGCCCGTCCGGGCATCGTCGTCACCATCCCGGCTCTGACCCTGCTCGGCGCCGACGACGCTCCCGCGACCCTCGACGGGTACGGCCCGATCGACCTCGAGACCGCCCGGCGGCTGGCGGGCGATGCGACGTCGTGGATCCGCGTGCTCACCCACCCCGTGACGGGTGCGCCCGTCACCCTCGACCGCACCACCTACCGGGTGCCCACGGCACTGCGCCGCTGGCTCGGGATCACGTCGCCGACGTGCGCCTTCCCCGGCTGCGCCCGCCCGACCCGGGAGTGCGACCTCGACCATCTGCACGCCTGGAGCGAGGGCGGCACGACCGACGACGACAACCTCGATCCCGAGTGCCGCCACCATCATCGCCTCCGCCACGAGAGTCGCTGGGCCGCCGGCCGCGACCCCGATACCGGCGGCCTGTCATGGACGACCCCGTTCGGCGCGCACGTCGACGCCGACCCGCCGCCGTTCTAG
- a CDS encoding RBBP9/YdeN family alpha/beta hydrolase yields the protein MIGYVVVPGIDGSDDAHWQSRWEQAWGERAVRIEPGSWSVPELDDWVEAIDRGVGLLDPRVDDIVLVAHSLGCWAVVEWLATTTRRPLRALLVAPPDPSGSAFRSVVTASFLGMSARPLPSATVLVASVDDPFCAVDVARELGRRWGSAFEAIPAGGHLNSASGLGDWPRGKEALARLIGR from the coding sequence ATGATCGGCTATGTCGTGGTGCCCGGGATCGACGGGTCGGATGACGCGCACTGGCAGTCGCGATGGGAGCAGGCCTGGGGAGAGCGGGCGGTGCGGATCGAGCCGGGCTCGTGGTCGGTGCCCGAGCTCGACGATTGGGTCGAAGCGATCGATCGCGGCGTGGGCCTCCTCGATCCGCGCGTCGACGACATCGTGCTGGTGGCGCACAGCCTGGGATGCTGGGCCGTCGTGGAATGGCTCGCCACCACCACCCGGCGACCACTCCGTGCTCTCCTCGTCGCACCGCCGGACCCGTCGGGCAGCGCATTCCGATCGGTCGTGACGGCCAGTTTCCTCGGGATGTCCGCACGCCCGCTGCCGAGTGCGACCGTCCTGGTCGCCAGCGTCGACGACCCGTTCTGCGCCGTCGACGTGGCCCGGGAGCTCGGACGCCGGTGGGGGAGCGCGTTCGAGGCGATTCCCGCGGGCGGCCACCTCAACTCCGCGAGCGGCTTGGGGGACTGGCCGCGCGGCAAGGAGGCTCTGGCGCGGCTGATCGGGCGGTGA
- a CDS encoding Lrp/AsnC family transcriptional regulator, translated as MTKLDAVDLDLLRALSHDPRATVVALAEKLGLSRNTVQARMSRLEKGGVFLAFERTLSAEALGFPIEAFLQVTVRQAELPAIREALAQVPEVLQAHGLSGQVDLLVRVACRDTQHLFDTDARILAIEGVERTETSLVMGEVIGYRVGPLMNLARERL; from the coding sequence ATGACCAAGCTCGACGCGGTCGACCTCGATCTCCTCCGCGCCCTGTCCCACGATCCGCGGGCCACCGTGGTCGCGCTCGCCGAGAAGCTGGGGCTCTCCCGCAACACCGTCCAGGCGCGCATGAGCCGCCTCGAGAAGGGCGGGGTGTTCCTGGCGTTCGAGCGCACGCTGTCGGCCGAGGCCCTGGGCTTCCCGATCGAGGCGTTCCTGCAGGTCACGGTCCGCCAGGCGGAGCTCCCGGCGATCCGCGAGGCTCTCGCGCAGGTGCCCGAGGTGTTGCAGGCGCACGGCCTCAGCGGTCAGGTCGACCTGCTCGTGCGCGTGGCGTGCCGCGACACCCAGCATCTGTTCGACACCGACGCGCGGATCCTCGCGATCGAGGGTGTCGAGCGCACCGAGACCTCCCTCGTCATGGGCGAGGTGATCGGCTACCGCGTCGGTCCGCTCATGAACCTGGCGCGCGAACGGCTGTAG
- a CDS encoding type B 50S ribosomal protein L31: MKTDIHPTYKAVVFRDLGSGETFLTRSTVSSDKTIELDGVEYPVIDVEISSASHPFYTGKQRIMDSAGRVEKFNQRFKNFGGSR; encoded by the coding sequence ATGAAGACTGACATCCACCCCACGTACAAGGCTGTCGTGTTCCGCGACCTCGGCTCGGGCGAGACCTTCCTCACCCGTTCGACCGTGTCGAGCGACAAGACGATCGAGCTCGACGGTGTCGAGTACCCCGTCATCGACGTGGAGATCTCGTCGGCTTCGCACCCCTTCTACACGGGCAAGCAGCGCATCATGGACTCGGCCGGTCGCGTCGAGAAGTTCAACCAGCGCTTCAAGAACTTCGGCGGCTCGCGCTGA
- the pdhA gene encoding pyruvate dehydrogenase (acetyl-transferring) E1 component subunit alpha — translation MTYTQTEPDHGSAASATPADAAAEPVADIDDVARVLAPDGTRVADSALDPWIADLSPHELRALHRDMVLTRRLDAEGVALQRQGQLALWAPCRGQEAVQVGTAHALAAGDFVFPSYREHGVLLARGARPEGYVLAWRGEEHSAYDHTTINAAPPQIIIGAQTLHATGWAMGAQRDGSTDVAVAYFGDGATSQGDVNEAMVFASSFRVPVVFVCSNNQWAISEPVTVQAKYPIAGRAPGFGIPSLRIDGNDVLACVAAMRWALDRARRGEGPAFLEAVTYRMGPHTTSDDPTRYRTPDEVEMWAQRDPIARLEAYLCAAGVLDDSALAEVAAAADSLAAEVRAACIGATTRAPETVFDHVYAEPHAALAQQKADYVQYLAGFSAGEDLA, via the coding sequence ATGACGTACACCCAGACCGAGCCGGACCACGGATCGGCCGCTTCCGCCACACCCGCGGACGCCGCAGCCGAGCCCGTCGCCGACATCGACGACGTCGCCCGCGTGCTCGCGCCGGACGGCACCCGCGTGGCCGACTCCGCGCTGGACCCCTGGATCGCCGACCTCTCACCGCACGAGCTCCGCGCCCTCCACCGTGACATGGTCCTCACCCGTCGCCTCGACGCCGAGGGCGTCGCCCTCCAGCGCCAGGGGCAACTCGCCCTGTGGGCGCCGTGCCGCGGTCAGGAGGCCGTGCAGGTCGGTACCGCCCATGCGCTCGCCGCGGGCGACTTCGTCTTCCCCAGCTACCGCGAGCACGGCGTGCTGCTGGCCCGCGGCGCGCGGCCCGAGGGCTACGTCCTCGCGTGGCGCGGCGAGGAGCACTCCGCGTACGACCACACCACGATCAACGCGGCCCCGCCGCAGATCATCATCGGTGCCCAGACGCTCCACGCGACCGGGTGGGCGATGGGCGCTCAGCGCGACGGCTCGACGGATGTCGCGGTGGCGTACTTCGGCGACGGAGCGACGAGTCAGGGCGATGTGAACGAGGCCATGGTCTTCGCCTCCTCGTTCCGCGTCCCCGTCGTCTTCGTGTGCTCGAACAACCAGTGGGCGATCTCCGAGCCGGTCACCGTCCAGGCGAAGTACCCCATCGCAGGTCGCGCGCCGGGATTCGGCATCCCCAGCCTCCGGATCGACGGCAACGACGTGCTCGCCTGCGTGGCTGCGATGCGGTGGGCACTCGACCGCGCGCGCCGCGGAGAGGGCCCCGCCTTCCTCGAGGCCGTCACCTACCGGATGGGTCCGCACACCACCTCGGACGACCCCACCCGCTACCGCACCCCCGACGAGGTGGAGATGTGGGCGCAGCGCGACCCGATCGCGCGTCTCGAGGCGTACCTGTGCGCCGCCGGGGTGCTCGACGACTCCGCTCTGGCGGAGGTCGCCGCGGCGGCGGACAGCCTCGCCGCCGAGGTCCGTGCCGCCTGCATCGGCGCGACCACCCGCGCACCCGAGACGGTGTTCGACCACGTCTACGCCGAGCCGCACGCGGCCCTGGCCCAGCAGAAGGCGGACTACGTGCAGTACCTCGCCGGATTCTCGGCAGGGGAGGACCTCGCATGA
- a CDS encoding CGNR zinc finger domain-containing protein, producing MVFIRDTELVLRATVELVNTLPHTDTTGVDTLVSPDQLDDFATRHAYTGSRTRDDRELAAVRGIRPRIYELWTVDRDEAVPLVNAMLRDGKALPQLVRHDDFDWHIHASDPADALAQRMLVEAAMAFVDVIRADEYARVRVCDADDCSGVYVDFSKNGSKRYCDAGNCGNRMNVNAYRRRKADQPA from the coding sequence ATGGTCTTCATTCGTGACACCGAGCTCGTCCTCCGCGCCACGGTCGAGCTCGTGAACACGCTCCCCCACACCGACACGACGGGGGTCGACACGCTCGTGTCACCCGACCAGCTCGACGACTTCGCGACCCGCCACGCCTACACCGGCTCGCGCACGCGTGACGACCGGGAACTGGCGGCGGTCCGTGGCATCCGCCCCCGGATCTACGAGCTGTGGACCGTCGACCGCGACGAGGCCGTGCCCCTGGTGAACGCCATGCTCCGCGACGGGAAGGCGCTGCCCCAGCTGGTGCGGCACGACGACTTCGACTGGCACATCCACGCCTCCGACCCCGCGGACGCCCTCGCTCAACGCATGCTCGTCGAGGCGGCGATGGCGTTCGTCGACGTGATCCGCGCCGACGAGTACGCCCGCGTCCGCGTGTGCGACGCCGACGACTGCAGCGGCGTCTACGTCGACTTCTCGAAGAACGGATCGAAGCGCTACTGCGACGCCGGAAACTGCGGCAACCGCATGAACGTCAACGCCTATCGACGACGCAAGGCGGATCAGCCCGCCTGA
- a CDS encoding GNAT family N-acetyltransferase, translating to MPHDGLGSDDLVALGSLFDAEYLDAFGPWHPAQPYGYAGHDVHVLAWDGSRLVGHVGWARRRIDVGGTEVAIAGVGGVLVADRARGRGLGRRLLGDCAVSMEAAGDVDFGFLGCRESAVPFYRACGWHRISALERSVARDGSAVVVEPGPPLLILPLRTRADAWPPGTVDLRGRAW from the coding sequence GTGCCTCACGACGGCCTCGGGTCCGACGACCTGGTCGCCCTCGGCTCCCTCTTCGACGCCGAGTACCTCGACGCGTTCGGCCCATGGCATCCGGCACAGCCCTACGGCTATGCGGGTCACGACGTCCACGTCCTCGCGTGGGACGGGTCTCGCCTCGTCGGTCACGTCGGCTGGGCGCGCCGCCGGATCGACGTCGGCGGAACCGAGGTCGCCATCGCGGGGGTCGGCGGCGTCCTCGTCGCCGACCGCGCGCGCGGGCGGGGCCTCGGGCGCCGGCTCCTGGGCGACTGCGCCGTGTCGATGGAAGCCGCCGGCGACGTCGACTTCGGATTCCTCGGATGCCGCGAGAGCGCCGTCCCGTTCTACCGGGCGTGCGGATGGCACCGGATCTCCGCCCTCGAACGCTCCGTGGCGCGAGACGGCTCGGCGGTGGTCGTCGAGCCCGGCCCGCCGCTCCTGATCCTGCCGCTCCGCACCCGCGCGGATGCCTGGCCGCCCGGCACCGTGGACCTCCGCGGCCGCGCCTGGTAG
- a CDS encoding EamA family transporter codes for MTTSSATLPRPTHRASGAVTGLAIAVASALAFSSSGPFVKPLLEGGWSLGAVLLVRMGLASLLLSPALIRAVRRQPGFVRRHGLLILAFGLTAVAGCQLFYFAAMQRMPVAVALLIQYIAPVLLVAAVWVRTRRAPSKLVMIGSIVAMVGLVLVVDISGARFDLLGTLFALCAAACTAVYFVIAARAGDSLPPLALAAGGLVVGTIVMGVLVATGVLPFAAPSITVSMLGMEVPGILPLLWVGCVATTLGYALGVIAVPLIGSRVASFVGLSEVLFALGFAWLLLGETPALVQFIGGAVLLAGVVLVRMDAGDPMEQRTETATIPVVPSP; via the coding sequence ATGACTACTTCCTCCGCCACCCTCCCACGTCCGACCCACCGGGCGTCGGGTGCCGTCACCGGACTCGCGATCGCGGTCGCCTCGGCGCTGGCGTTCTCCTCCAGCGGACCCTTCGTCAAGCCGCTCCTCGAGGGCGGCTGGTCGCTCGGCGCGGTCCTGCTGGTGCGCATGGGGCTGGCATCCCTGCTGCTTTCCCCCGCGCTCATCCGTGCCGTGCGGCGCCAGCCCGGATTCGTGCGTCGCCACGGCCTCCTCATCCTCGCGTTCGGTCTGACCGCGGTGGCCGGCTGCCAGCTCTTCTACTTCGCGGCGATGCAACGCATGCCCGTCGCGGTGGCCCTGCTCATCCAGTACATCGCGCCGGTTCTGCTCGTCGCGGCGGTGTGGGTGCGCACCCGCCGCGCGCCCTCGAAGCTCGTCATGATCGGATCGATCGTGGCGATGGTCGGGCTCGTGCTCGTCGTCGACATCAGCGGCGCCCGGTTCGACCTCCTCGGGACCCTCTTCGCCCTGTGCGCCGCGGCATGCACGGCCGTGTACTTCGTGATCGCCGCCCGGGCGGGCGACTCGCTCCCGCCGCTCGCGCTCGCGGCCGGCGGTCTCGTCGTCGGGACGATCGTCATGGGCGTCCTCGTGGCCACCGGTGTGCTGCCGTTCGCGGCGCCCTCGATCACCGTGTCGATGCTCGGCATGGAGGTGCCCGGCATCCTGCCCCTGCTCTGGGTCGGCTGCGTCGCCACGACGCTCGGCTACGCGCTCGGCGTCATCGCCGTTCCGCTCATCGGGTCGCGGGTCGCGTCGTTCGTCGGCCTCAGCGAAGTGCTGTTCGCCCTCGGGTTCGCGTGGCTGCTGCTCGGCGAGACCCCCGCGCTCGTGCAGTTCATCGGGGGAGCGGTGCTCCTCGCCGGCGTCGTGCTCGTGCGGATGGATGCCGGTGACCCGATGGAACAGCGGACCGAGACCGCGACCATCCCGGTGGTGCCGTCGCCGTAG
- a CDS encoding carbon-nitrogen hydrolase family protein, with amino-acid sequence MTVRIATVQAEATPGDIAANLSSAATWIERAAERGADVVVFPEAFTTGYDESAFAGSLPSADDPAWLAPVQRAVDGTGVVAILNTALDRVDRRTLTDVIVVPREPPVMAYDKQHLYDSERAVFAAGEGGFSFVVNDLRLALSVCYDANFPEHAAAAAAAGADVYVNSGAYFPGGSHRRDVHYAARALDNGMYVVFSGLTGGSHDFIGGSAVFDPLGRRVTGVAAATPGDTPATSTPPEGLAIADLDAAVVAAAREHQRMWADRRDDLGVPRTIGTVASGASVDA; translated from the coding sequence GTGACCGTCCGCATCGCCACCGTCCAAGCCGAGGCGACGCCCGGCGACATCGCGGCCAACCTGTCGAGCGCGGCGACGTGGATCGAACGCGCCGCCGAGCGGGGCGCGGACGTCGTCGTGTTCCCCGAGGCCTTCACCACCGGATACGACGAGTCCGCGTTCGCCGGCTCCCTCCCCTCCGCCGACGACCCCGCGTGGCTCGCCCCCGTGCAGCGCGCCGTCGACGGCACCGGAGTGGTCGCAATCCTCAACACCGCCCTCGACCGCGTCGACCGTCGCACGCTGACCGACGTGATCGTCGTCCCGCGCGAGCCCCCGGTCATGGCGTACGACAAGCAGCACCTCTACGACAGCGAGCGCGCCGTCTTCGCCGCCGGCGAGGGCGGATTCTCGTTCGTGGTGAACGACCTGCGTCTCGCGCTGTCGGTCTGCTACGACGCGAACTTCCCGGAGCACGCTGCCGCGGCCGCCGCCGCGGGTGCCGACGTCTACGTCAACAGTGGCGCGTACTTCCCGGGCGGCTCCCACCGCCGCGACGTCCACTACGCCGCCCGCGCGCTCGATAACGGCATGTACGTCGTGTTCAGCGGCCTCACCGGCGGGTCCCACGACTTCATCGGCGGCTCCGCGGTCTTCGACCCGCTCGGCCGCCGTGTCACCGGCGTGGCCGCCGCGACCCCCGGCGACACCCCCGCGACGTCCACCCCTCCGGAGGGCCTGGCGATCGCCGACCTGGATGCCGCGGTCGTCGCGGCCGCCCGCGAGCACCAGCGCATGTGGGCCGACCGCCGCGACGATCTCGGAGTCCCCCGCACGATCGGCACCGTCGCCTCCGGGGCATCGGTAGACGCCTGA